In Streptomyces sp. NBC_00448, the following are encoded in one genomic region:
- a CDS encoding MarR family winged helix-turn-helix transcriptional regulator, translated as MAGALERELTVLFRRARAASGDLARAVHPGLEAAAYGILVRLDEVEPERATDLAGYFGVGKATMSRQLRAMEELGLVAREPDPADGRAYLMRLTDEGRERFARVRRLRRERYLGQLAAWDPSDVAELARLLHRLNATQSG; from the coding sequence GTGGCGGGTGCGCTGGAGCGCGAGTTGACCGTGCTCTTCCGCCGGGCCAGGGCCGCCTCGGGCGACCTGGCCCGCGCGGTGCACCCCGGATTGGAGGCCGCGGCCTACGGCATCCTGGTCCGGCTGGACGAGGTCGAGCCCGAGCGGGCCACCGACCTGGCGGGGTACTTCGGCGTCGGCAAGGCCACCATGAGCCGGCAGTTGCGCGCGATGGAGGAACTGGGGCTGGTCGCCCGCGAACCCGACCCCGCCGACGGCCGCGCCTACCTGATGCGGCTGACCGACGAGGGCCGGGAGCGGTTCGCCCGGGTGCGGCGGCTGCGCCGCGAGCGCTACCTCGGGCAGCTCGCGGCCTGGGACCCCAGCGACGTGGCCGAACTCGCCCGCCTCCTGCACCGCCTCAACGCCACGCAGTCCGGGTAG
- a CDS encoding protein phosphatase 2C domain-containing protein gives MRIETATEPGTTGVPNEDFAAVALPASGAGGVVVVLDGVTPPPDNGGCVHSVPWFTARLGGALLELSLARRESELADCLADAIARTAEAHRGTCDLSHPLTPQATVVVARWDEAAVEYLVLSDSVLLVEDTAGVVTAVLDDRIDRLRATGVRVGPLRNQEGGFFTAAADPSAATRAVTGRLPRTDVTALAALTDGATRAVEYYAVDDWAGTFALLRKAGPERLFARVRALETEQPPPGKQHDDATAVLIEL, from the coding sequence ATGCGGATCGAGACGGCGACCGAGCCCGGGACGACGGGCGTGCCCAACGAGGACTTCGCGGCGGTGGCGCTTCCGGCGTCCGGCGCCGGCGGCGTGGTGGTGGTGCTGGACGGGGTGACGCCGCCGCCGGACAACGGGGGCTGCGTGCACTCGGTGCCCTGGTTCACCGCCCGGCTGGGCGGCGCGCTGCTCGAACTGTCCCTGGCGCGGCGGGAGTCGGAGCTGGCGGACTGCCTGGCCGACGCGATCGCGCGGACCGCCGAGGCGCACCGCGGCACTTGTGATCTTTCTCACCCGCTGACGCCGCAGGCCACGGTGGTCGTCGCCCGCTGGGACGAGGCGGCCGTGGAGTACCTGGTGCTGTCCGACTCGGTGCTGCTGGTCGAGGACACCGCAGGGGTGGTGACGGCGGTGCTGGACGACCGGATCGACCGGCTGCGGGCGACCGGGGTGCGGGTCGGGCCGCTGCGGAACCAGGAGGGCGGCTTCTTCACGGCCGCGGCCGACCCGTCGGCGGCGACCCGCGCCGTGACCGGCCGGCTGCCCCGCACGGACGTCACCGCGCTGGCCGCGCTCACCGACGGCGCCACCCGCGCGGTGGAGTACTACGCCGTGGACGACTGGGCGGGCACCTTCGCGCTGCTGCGCAAGGCGGGCCCGGAGCGGCTGTTCGCCCGGGTGCGCGCGCTGGAGACCGAGCAGCCGCCGCCCGGCAAGCAGCATGACGACGCGACAGCCGTACTGATCGAGCTGTAG
- a CDS encoding sensor histidine kinase, producing MLAALLVCAAIVLAAAAPGVALAVGDLSAAQDAVGDARLAVRATRLAADLADERDDLAVSVAAGQPGTPTADQQRTDRQVADVTGGGHLSADLRTALATLSAVRSSARAASSAPAAVAAYQPLVDAVGRAAGPVTAPLGRATAAAAVQRGLLVAGLTAGGDQHGLVADAQAARLQEQAALAEFHASAPAGVRTDYDQTVTGADTAEADRDLNQLLGGGELTSADRDLGAKKVGAALAARLSLMRGVESSAATDEAATAASHRDHEVTVLELRAALAALCLILLLAVLVTLFRTLTRPLAALHRWSRADPESGQGAEVIGADEFAAVARRINALTHEAQALRTRAGELAAERTESAAAHTALAAEHQAALVARAELARTRDDLMRSREEIAERLNRATARNAVQVVHVNLSLRTLGLIERQLTLIEGMEEHEQDPERLATLFRLDHLATRMRRNSENLLVLTGTEHSHGAAARPVPLIDVARAALSEVERYERVRILAMPEADVAGRAADDVSHLIAELLDNAAAFSAPSAEVHLNGWVMESGEVMVAVEDSGIGVPPERIDGLNALLVDPDPEPPSAAAGLGLYVVARLAHRHGVRVQLRPHPNGGTTAVAVLPRLLVPTVDPLARVLPGQRAGSPEPGYGAVPDADAGYGAGLGGDDGAEYDAVLGGEFGAGLGAEYGAGGGTPVPARPSEGRPPVEQPFVDAHFAEQGTQHAQPEQPAPPVASAPPAPPAPSEPSSAEPPAGGLPPLARRVRQQSASDHPVPGQQTAEPALPQAPLPERQPPARTPAAFSLPGQQTTDGPGPDLGDPPAEPRVRVERLRVPPARMSSTGLPDMQVQPLTAEPAAVPEPPLAPRPAAEPPAGSAPGAVPPGGAVPPAGHVPSVEHARAEYAPRHAATAPLPPPLNPGADGPDGTLPRRVRKASGIRAAAQDGRRRTEPLDAEGLRRKLAGLQRGLRDGRRDAELETRGATETTAARPATATSPGDTVEEATR from the coding sequence ATGCTCGCCGCCCTGCTGGTCTGCGCGGCCATCGTCCTGGCCGCGGCCGCGCCCGGGGTCGCCCTCGCCGTGGGAGACCTGTCGGCCGCCCAGGACGCCGTCGGCGACGCCCGACTCGCGGTCCGCGCGACCAGGTTGGCCGCCGACCTCGCCGACGAGCGGGACGACCTCGCGGTGTCCGTCGCGGCCGGGCAGCCCGGCACCCCGACCGCCGACCAGCAGCGCACCGACCGCCAGGTCGCCGACGTCACCGGCGGCGGCCACCTCTCCGCCGACCTGCGCACCGCGCTCGCCACCCTGTCCGCCGTCCGCAGCTCCGCCCGCGCCGCCTCCTCCGCGCCGGCCGCCGTCGCCGCCTACCAGCCGCTGGTCGACGCGGTCGGGCGCGCCGCGGGACCGGTCACCGCGCCGCTCGGCCGGGCCACCGCGGCCGCCGCCGTGCAGCGCGGCCTGCTCGTCGCCGGACTGACCGCCGGCGGCGACCAGCACGGCCTGGTCGCCGACGCCCAGGCCGCCCGGCTCCAGGAACAGGCCGCACTCGCCGAGTTCCACGCCTCCGCGCCCGCGGGGGTCCGCACCGACTACGACCAGACCGTCACCGGCGCCGACACCGCCGAGGCCGACCGCGACCTGAACCAGCTACTGGGCGGCGGCGAACTCACCTCCGCCGACCGGGACTTGGGCGCCAAGAAGGTCGGCGCCGCGCTCGCCGCCCGGCTCTCCCTGATGCGCGGCGTCGAGTCCTCGGCCGCCACCGACGAGGCCGCCACCGCCGCCTCGCACCGCGACCACGAGGTCACCGTCCTCGAACTGCGCGCCGCACTGGCCGCGTTGTGCCTGATCCTGCTGCTCGCCGTGCTGGTCACCCTCTTCCGCACGCTCACCCGCCCGCTCGCCGCCCTGCACCGCTGGTCCCGGGCGGACCCGGAGAGCGGCCAGGGCGCCGAGGTGATCGGCGCCGACGAGTTCGCCGCCGTCGCCCGCCGGATCAACGCCCTCACCCACGAGGCCCAGGCGCTGCGCACCCGCGCCGGCGAACTCGCCGCCGAGCGCACCGAGTCCGCCGCCGCCCACACCGCGCTGGCTGCCGAGCACCAGGCGGCGCTGGTGGCCCGCGCCGAACTCGCCCGCACCCGCGACGACCTGATGCGCTCCCGCGAGGAGATCGCCGAGCGCCTCAACCGGGCGACCGCGCGCAACGCCGTACAGGTCGTCCACGTCAACCTCTCGCTGCGCACCCTCGGCCTGATCGAGCGCCAACTCACCCTGATCGAGGGCATGGAGGAGCACGAGCAGGACCCCGAGCGACTCGCGACGCTGTTCCGCCTCGACCACCTCGCCACCCGGATGCGCCGCAACAGCGAGAACCTGCTGGTGCTCACCGGGACCGAGCACAGCCACGGCGCCGCCGCCCGCCCGGTCCCGCTGATCGACGTGGCTCGCGCGGCCCTCTCCGAGGTCGAGCGGTACGAACGCGTCCGCATCCTGGCCATGCCCGAGGCGGACGTGGCCGGCCGGGCGGCCGACGACGTCAGCCACCTCATCGCCGAACTGCTCGACAACGCCGCCGCGTTCTCCGCTCCCAGCGCCGAAGTCCACCTCAACGGCTGGGTGATGGAGAGCGGCGAGGTGATGGTCGCGGTCGAGGACTCGGGCATCGGGGTGCCCCCGGAGCGGATCGACGGGCTCAACGCGTTGCTGGTCGACCCCGACCCGGAGCCGCCGAGCGCGGCGGCCGGCCTCGGTCTCTACGTGGTGGCCCGGCTCGCCCACCGGCACGGCGTCCGGGTCCAGTTGCGCCCGCACCCGAACGGCGGCACCACGGCCGTCGCGGTCCTGCCGCGGCTGCTGGTGCCCACGGTCGACCCGCTCGCCCGGGTGCTGCCCGGCCAGCGCGCTGGGTCGCCCGAGCCGGGGTACGGCGCGGTGCCGGACGCGGACGCGGGATACGGCGCGGGGCTCGGCGGGGATGACGGCGCGGAGTACGACGCCGTGCTCGGTGGGGAGTTCGGTGCCGGGCTCGGCGCGGAGTACGGCGCGGGCGGCGGGACACCCGTGCCCGCGCGGCCGTCGGAGGGCCGGCCGCCGGTGGAACAGCCCTTCGTGGACGCGCACTTCGCCGAGCAGGGCACGCAGCACGCGCAGCCCGAGCAGCCCGCACCGCCCGTGGCGTCCGCACCGCCCGCACCGCCCGCACCGTCCGAGCCGTCCTCGGCGGAGCCGCCGGCGGGCGGGCTCCCGCCCCTCGCCCGGCGGGTCCGCCAGCAGTCGGCGTCCGACCACCCCGTGCCGGGGCAGCAGACCGCCGAACCGGCCCTGCCGCAGGCGCCGTTGCCCGAGCGGCAACCGCCCGCGCGGACGCCCGCCGCCTTCTCGCTGCCTGGGCAGCAGACCACCGACGGCCCCGGGCCCGACCTCGGCGACCCCCCGGCCGAGCCGCGGGTCCGGGTCGAACGTCTGCGCGTCCCACCTGCGCGGATGTCCTCGACGGGGTTGCCGGACATGCAAGTGCAGCCGCTTACGGCTGAACCCGCGGCCGTTCCCGAGCCCCCGCTCGCGCCCCGGCCGGCCGCCGAACCCCCGGCCGGGAGCGCACCCGGGGCCGTACCGCCGGGCGGCGCCGTACCGCCGGCGGGGCACGTACCGTCGGTCGAGCACGCGCGCGCCGAGTACGCGCCGCGGCATGCCGCCACCGCGCCGCTCCCGCCGCCTCTGAACCCCGGGGCGGACGGGCCCGACGGGACGCTGCCGCGCCGGGTGCGGAAGGCCAGCGGGATACGGGCCGCCGCGCAGGACGGCAGGCGCCGCACCGAGCCGTTGGACGCGGAAGGGCTGCGCCGCAAGCTGGCCGGGTTGCAGCGCGGTCTGCGGGACGGCCGCAGGGACGCCGAGTTGGAGACACGAGGGGCCACGGAGACAACGGCGGCACGGCCCGCCACGGCAACCAGTCCGGGAGACACCGTCGAGGAGGCGACCCGTTGA
- a CDS encoding roadblock/LC7 domain-containing protein, with product MSHDARNLQWLLANFVDEVPGVRSVAVVSSDGLLLLSSEPDPVAPRQAAGPIRISDVRMDLAAVVSGLASLTMGAARLMDGGKVRQTTVAMEDGMLFVMSISDGSLLGVHAGAECDLSVIAYHMALFVGRAGHVLTPSLRGELRQAMEGGR from the coding sequence CTGAGCCACGACGCCCGCAACCTCCAGTGGCTGCTGGCGAACTTCGTCGACGAGGTGCCCGGCGTCCGCTCGGTCGCCGTCGTCTCCTCCGACGGTCTGCTGCTGCTCAGCTCGGAGCCCGACCCGGTCGCGCCACGGCAGGCGGCCGGGCCGATCCGGATCTCCGACGTCCGGATGGACCTGGCCGCGGTGGTGTCCGGGCTGGCCTCGCTCACCATGGGCGCGGCCCGCCTCATGGACGGCGGCAAGGTGCGGCAGACCACCGTCGCGATGGAGGACGGCATGCTGTTCGTGATGTCCATCAGCGACGGCTCGCTGCTGGGCGTACACGCCGGCGCCGAGTGCGACCTGAGCGTCATCGCCTACCACATGGCCCTGTTCGTCGGCCGGGCCGGCCACGTGCTGACCCCGTCGCTGCGCGGCGAGTTGCGGCAGGCGATGGAGGGCGGCCGGTGA